In Cololabis saira isolate AMF1-May2022 chromosome 1, fColSai1.1, whole genome shotgun sequence, the following proteins share a genomic window:
- the LOC133449539 gene encoding olfactory receptor 11A1-like: protein MVNSTQVVYFTLTAYLDIGLYKYLCFLMLLCLYVLIICANLLLIVAICCTRSLHEPMYMFLVSLFVNELYGSTGLFPMLLVQVLSDIHTISFPLCFLQIFCIYTYVGTEILILAVMSYDRYQAICFPLQYVTCMTPKKVVVLIALTWLIPLCAIVVLISLSVSLQLCRNVINKVYCGNYSIVKLACSDTRVNNIYGLIYTATSIVIPFILILFTYVKILEVCFSGSKQAREKAISTCTPHLASIANFSFGCCFQILQSRYGSRLPVVFEIFSSLYFLTFQPLLNPLLYGLKLSKIRDACKRLLGGGKVLQIV from the coding sequence ATGGTTAACTCTACTCAGGTTGTATATTTTACACTCACTGCCTACTTGGACATTGGTCTATATAAATACTTGTGTTTTTTGATGCTCTTGTGTTTATACGTGCTCATCATCTGTGCTAATCTACTGCTCATCGTGGCCATCTGCTGCACCAGGAGCCTCCATGAACCCATGTACATGTTCCTGGTCAGTCTGTTTGTGAACGAGCTGTACGGCAGCACCGGATTGTTTCCTATGCTGCTGGTCCAGGTCCTCTCTGACATTCACACCATCTCTTTCCCTCTGTGTTTTCTACAGATCTTTTGCATTTACACATATGTAGGTACTGAAATTTTAATCTTGGCCGTCATGTCTTATGACAGGTACCAGGCCATCTGCTTTCCTCTGCAGTACGTCACATGTATGACCCCTAAAAAGGTGGTTGTCCTTATTGCTCTGACGTGGTTGATCCCTCTTTGTGCCATCGTGGTACTGATATCCCTGAGTGTATCGTTACAGCTCTGCAGGAATGTCATTAACAAAGTCTATTGTGGAAACTACTCCATTGTCAAACTGGCCTGCTCTGACACCAGAGTTAACAACATTTATGGTCTCATCTACACCGCCACCTCCATAGTCATTCCTTTCATTTTGATCCTCTTCACTTACGTGAAGATTCTAGAAGTTTGTTTTTCAGGATCCAAACAGGCCCGAGAGAAAGCCATCAGTACCTGCACGCCTCACCTGGCCTCCATCGCCAACTTTTCCTTCGGTTGCTGTTTTCAGATCTTACAGAGCAGGTATGGTAGCAGACTGCCGGTTGTGTTTGAAATCTTTTCATCGTTGTACTTCCTGACTTTCCAACCGCTACTTAATCCGCTGCTGTACGGGCTTAAACTCAGCAAAATACGAGACGCGTGCAAACGTCTGTTAGGCGGAGGGAAGGTGCTCCAGATCGTTTGA